From a single Rosa rugosa chromosome 7, drRosRugo1.1, whole genome shotgun sequence genomic region:
- the LOC133723985 gene encoding 7-deoxyloganetic acid glucosyltransferase-like, with protein sequence METHMELQPHVLLLPFPAQGHIKPMLALAQLLCHAGIHVTFLNTEHNHRQLTQRQALSARFPTLHFHSISDGLPSDNPRSLSSNFMDIVTSLRSKTAPLLHQLLVSLTSKIDVGSAAQLPPLGCVITDWLMCFAIEAAEEVGIPVIAFRTTSACSFWCDSCIPKLIEEAQLPFGDEDMAMTVRGILGMECLLRRRDLPSICRLPIEHPVIQFYMEEAKSITRASSIIINTFDDLESSVLSHIASRFSNIYTVGPLHALLKSRFVDDNLASSSSAAASLRQEDRGCMMWLDSQRVGSVIFVSFGSVVKLTRAQLLEFWHGLVNSASPFLWVIRSDLLRSSAGEHASHLTPAELEIGTKERGFIVDWAPQEEVLAHKAVVGFLTHSGWNSTLEAIWAGVPMLCWPQLADQQVNSRWVGEVWKIGVDMKDTCDRSTIEKMIKTLMEGKERDMISRSVDQIAKLAQTSVSESGSSYHNLEKLIQYLRNL encoded by the exons ATGGAGACGCATATGGAGCTCCAGCCACACGTGCTACTACTGCCCTTCCCAGCACAAGGCCACATCAAGCCCATGCTAGCCTTGGCGCAGCTTCTCTGCCACGCCGGCATCCACGTCACCTTCCTCAACACCGAGCACAACCACCGCCAGCTCACCCAACGCCAAGCCCTCTCCGCCCGATTCCCTACTCTCCACTTCCACTCCATCTCCGACGGCCTCCCCTCCGATAATCCACGCTCCCTTTCCTCTAATTTCATGGACATAGTCACGTCCTTGAGGTCCAAAACGGCGCCACTCCTGCATCAACTCCTGGTCTCCCTCACAAGCAAAATCGACGTCGGCTCTGCAGCTCAGCTGCCTCCTTTGGGCTGTGTGATAACGGACTGGCTCATGTGTTTCGCAATTGAAGCGGCGGAGGAGGTCGGAATTCCCGTGATTGCCTTCCGCACCACCAGCGCTTGCAGCTTCTGGTGTGACTCATGCATCCCCAAGCTAATTGAAGAAGCTCAGCTGCCTTTTGGAG ATGAAGATATGGCTATGACGGTGAGAGGCATTCTTGGGATGGAATGCCTTTTACGACGAAGGGACCTACCGAGTATTTGCAGATTACCAATCGAGCACCCGGTTATCCAGTTTTACATGGAAGAGGCCAAATCCATAACTCGAGCTTCCAGTATCATTATTAACACCTTCGACGACCTCGAGTCCTCAGTTCTCTCCCACATTGCCTCTCGATTTTCAAATATTTACACCGTCGGACCATTGCATGCTCTCCTCAAATCCCGTTTCGTGGACGACAACCTAGCTTCCTCATCCTCCGCCGCCGCCTCTTTGCGCCAAGAAGACCGTGGTTGCATGATGTGGCTGGACTCCCAGAGGGTTGGGTCTGTTATTTTCGTGAGCTTCGGAAGTGTAGTGAAACTAACACGTGCTCAATTACTAGAGTTTTGGCACGGATTGGTTAATAGTGCGTCCCCTTTTCTATGGGTCATCCGCTCAGATTTGCTACGGAGTAGCGCAGGAGAGCACGCAAGTCACCTGACCCCGGCAGAGTTGGAGATAGGTACAAAAGAACGGGGGTTTATAGTGGATTGGGCCCCGCAAGAAGAGGTCCTGGCCCATAAAGCTGTGGTTGGGTTTTTGACCCATAGCGGGTGGAATTCAACACTGGAGGCAATTTGGGCCGGAGTCCCAATGCTTTGCTGGCCCCAACTAGCCGACCAACAGGTGAATAGTAGATGGGTTGGAGAGGTTTGGAAGATTGGGGTTGATATGAAGGACACATGTGATAGATCGACGATCGAGAAGATGATCAAAACCTTAATGGAAGGTAAAGAAAGAGATATGATTTCAAGGTCGGTTGATCAAATTGCAAAATTGGCGCAAACTTCTGTGAGTGAAAGTGGCTCTTCATATCATAACCTAGAGAAACTTATTCAATACTTAAGAAATTTATGA